TCCGCCGTTTGCTCCAGTTACCAAGGCTATTTTATTTGTTAAATTCATTTTATTTCTCTCTTTGATATTTCGTGATATGCTTCAAAAGTATAGAATAAAATACAAATAATGTCAACTAGGTTTACAATGTCTTTATGTTTTTTATCATTAGAAACGGGAAAAATATTTAATAAAGTGATTTTACAGCGATTACAGCAACAAGGCTTTGAAGGTTTGAGCGAAGCACTCATCATTCTATTTCCCTATATCGATCAGGCTGGGGAGATCTCAAGTTCTGAACTCTCGCGTCAGCTTGGATATTCAAGACAAGCGATGCATAAAAATATAAAAAAGCTTGAAGAGCTTGATTATGTACAATTGAGTACAGAAAAAAATCAAAAAGAGAAGATGATCAGCTTTACCGCTAAAAGTAAAAATTTAATGGCAGAGGCAAATAAAATCATTGAAGAGATTGAAAAAGAATTAAGTACTCTTATAGGGAAAGAGGAACTTGAAACCTACAAGAGTAATCAGGCAAAAATATACGCTAGTTTAAATTCACTTCTGTAAATATAAAAGATTAAGACATAACAATATAAAATACCTTATCAATAGTGAAAAGGTGTATAGTGAGCGATATTTTATCTTCTCATCCTTGGCTTGCATGTCAATTGGGTCAAAAGGAATTAGAAAATTTAGTTAAAAAAATTGAAGAATTTGAATTAGATCAACAAAAGTTTGTAAATTGGTTTTCAAATTTTAAAGATCCAAAAGAGTATGAACTCGCTCTAAAACTATTTGACCTCATTGATTTTAGAAATAGTAAAAGACTCATAGATACTATTAAAACATATAAAACCCAAATCGATCAATGCAAATATGAATTAGATAAAAAAAATATTATTTTAGTAAGTTCAGATGAAAATACAGATAGTTCAAATCGTT
This is a stretch of genomic DNA from Sulfurimonas sp. C5. It encodes these proteins:
- a CDS encoding helix-turn-helix domain-containing protein, which encodes MSTRFTMSLCFLSLETGKIFNKVILQRLQQQGFEGLSEALIILFPYIDQAGEISSSELSRQLGYSRQAMHKNIKKLEELDYVQLSTEKNQKEKMISFTAKSKNLMAEANKIIEEIEKELSTLIGKEELETYKSNQAKIYASLNSLL